A single Stegostoma tigrinum isolate sSteTig4 unplaced genomic scaffold, sSteTig4.hap1 scaffold_291, whole genome shotgun sequence DNA region contains:
- the LOC125447968 gene encoding inositol polyphosphate-5-phosphatase A-like produces MTGGSVAFPVQVLLRIESKTFDYFDQGVFHHNNGKALLEFDNELTMFFNQICELDIEFPPSYPYSEVNTEGTQYANTRCPAWCDRVLMSPCAKEIVAKGEYVYDLVGPSVCMGDHKPVYLYFRISDRLELEASEAT; encoded by the exons ATGACTGGGGGCTCTGTCGCTTTTCCTGTGCAGGTCCTGCTGAGGATTGAGTCGAAAACCTTCGATTATTTCGACcagggagttttccatcacaacAACGGGAAAGCG CTCCTAGAGTTTGACAATGAGCTCACCATGTTCTTCAATCAGATCTGTGAACTCGACATCGAGTTCCCTCCGAG TTACCCCTACAGCGAAGTCAACACTGAAGGCACGCAATACGCGAACACCCGCTGCCCGGCTTGGTGTGACCGTGTCCTCATGTCGCCGTGCGCCAAAGAGATCGTTGCCAAG GGAGAGTACGTGTATGACCTAGTGGGGCCGTCAGTCTGTATGGGTGACCACAAG CCGGTGTACCTGTACTTCAGGATCAGCGATAGGCTGGAGCTG GAAGCCTCTGAGGCAACGTGA